The nucleotide sequence TCAGGCTGAATGTTCATGTCACGGAAGCGGTGTTGTGGCGTAAATCGCATGGTCCAGATTCGGAGGGTGGTCCAATGGTGCGCACAGTTGTTCTCGTGATGTTATGCGGCGGGGTTTGCATGGGAGCGGCGGCCCAGCAAGCTGCCGAAATTCCCGAGCTCCGGCCGCCCGACCGGGCGTCGCTCGAACGGTGGCAATCCTTGCGATTCGGCATGTTCATCCACTGGGGTCCGGTATCGCTGAAAGGCACTGAGATCGGGTGGTCGCGCGGCAAGCAGGTGCCCGTCCAGGAGTACGACCAGCTCTACAAGCAGTTCAACCCGACGGCGTTCAACGCCGCCGAATGGGTGCGTATCGCCAAGGACGCGGGCATGCGCTACATGGTGCTGACGTCCAAGCATCACGACGGGTTCTGCCTGTGGGACTCGAGCCAGACCGATTACGACATCATGAACACGCCGTTCGGGCGGGACGTGATCGCGGAGCTCTCGAAAGCCTGCAAGCAAGGCGGCATCGCCTTCGGAACGTACTACTCGATTCTCGACTGGTACCAGCCCGACTACAACACGTCAGACAACCAGGGCGGCCCGGGCTACGCCCTGCCCGCGGGCCAGGAGCCCAGTATGGACCGTTACGAGAAATATGTTTACGGGCACATGGCGGAACTGCTCGGTAAATACGGCCCGTTCAATGTCATGTGGTTCGACGGCGAATGGGAGCCGCAATGGTCGCCGGAGCGGGGCGTTCGGCTCTACAACTACGTTCGAAGCCTGCAGCCGGATATCCTGGTCAACAACCGCGTCGGCAAAGGCCGCCAAGGCATGAAGGGCACGACCCAGGAAGGCACGTACGCCGGGGATTTTGACACGCCCGAGCAGGAGGTCGGCGCGTTCAACCGCGAGCATCCCTGGGAAACGTGCATGACCATCGGCACCCAATGGGCTTGGAAACCCGATGACAAGATCAAGCCGCTCAAAGAGTGTCTGCGGACTCTCATCCAGACCGCGGGCGGGGACGGCAATCTGCTGTTCAATGTCGGGCCTATGCCGGACGGACGCATCGCCCCCGAGCAGGCCGAACGTCTGCGCGAGATGGGCGTCTGGCTCGAACAATACGGCGAAAGCATTTACGGCACGCGCGGCGGACCTTTCGCGCCGGATGCGAGCTGGGGCGTGTCCACATGCAAGGGCGACACCATCTACGTGCACCTTTTTGATGGGGGAAGCGAGCCGCTCGTTCTGCCGCCCATCGATGCGAAGGTAACGAGCGCCACGGCACTGACCGGCGGCTCGGTAAAGATGACCCAGAACGAAAAGGGCGTCGCCCTCCACGTTCCAAAAGCGGACCGCCAGGAGATCGACACGATCATTGCGCTCAAGATCGACGGCAACGCGGTGGATATCGCGCCGCTTAACCCATAGGCGCCGGCTGGCGGCCACGTGGCGCTGTGCGGCGCGTTGTCCGGGGCGGCCCCTGGCACACGGGCGCGGGACTCATCCCCGGACTATTTTGGTTGAGAGTCTTTCTTTGGCTCTTCCGGGGACTTCTTCTGGCCGCCTTCCGCGCCAAGAATGCCGCGCAGAATGTTCGCCGACCCCTGCAACACATCCACGACTGTCTGTTGTCCGGTTTTCGCGGCGTCCCGGGCGGTATCGGTAACCGGACCCGTGATTCCTTCGGCCGTGGTAAGCCCCTGTACCGATACTTTGGGGTCGGCGGGCGGCCCGGTGACGGCTAAACGGTAACTGGACTGTTTGCGGATCTGGTCCGCCACATCGCCCAGTTTTACAGCATCCAACACCTGCGTGGCCATCTGCAAGAAATTGATATCCACCAACATGTCGGTGGCATCTTGTGGGAAATCGACGGACCCTCGGGCGGTCATGGCGAGGGTGGGGCTTTTCAAAACGAACTCGTTGATGGTCATGAACCCCTTATCCAGCGTCACTTTTCCCTCGCAGGTGTCAAACGCGATGCCCTCGTCTTTCGTGGAGGGCATCCGCAAGCGGATGATCTCGGTGGTGCGCATGACGGTCAGGATTTTTGTAGCGATGCCCAGCTTGCCCAGGGTGCCGTTTCGCGATACGAACCGGACGTTTCCCGTGGCGCCGTTTGTCGGGTTTATGCCGCCTCCGAAGGGGGCCGTCAGTTGCAGCGTGCCGGTAGTCGCCCCCTTCAGCCCTCGGGGCGCGGCGAAGGCTAACCCGTCCACAACGGACAAATCGACCTCGTTCAGGGCGAGGTCCATGGCTATCGAGGACGGCTCCGGAGCCGTCGCCAGCTGAACCTTCGCGGTCCCTGTCACCGTGCCGCTGCCGGGTGCCATGGTGAAGTCCTGGACATCATAAACGCCGTTCTGGCCCTTCACGGTGGCGCGCACGTCGCCGACTTGAGCGTGGCGGTACAGCACGTTGGCGAGCTGCACCTGGAGGTCCAGGCTGGGGCGGGACTTCGCGGGCGGACCCTGCGCCGTCTCCGGCTGGTCAATGGCGGAAGCCTTGTCTTTGCCCGAAAACCCTTCGGCCGCGGCGGTCAGCGTGTCGATATCGAGCTGGTTTCCACGCACAGCGCCTTGCCAGACGCCCGAGGGCGTCTGGTGCACGGTCAAGGTGAAATCGGAATTGAGCCCCCGGATAGCGAGATTGTCGAGACGCGGTGTTTCGTCAGCATACGCCACCCGCCCATTAATGGAATCGAAGCGGAGCTCCTCCGAGAGGCCCAGCGCGCAGTCCTGCAAAGTCAGCTCGAGGTCAATGGGGTTTGTTCGCAGGGTTCCCGCCACATGACCGTCCGCGCGCACATTCTCAGCAAACAGATTCTTGAGCGCGGCGACCTCGAGATCGAAGTCGCTGGCCACGCGGTCCTGCTCGAAACGGGCGACGATGTCTTCGCCGCCATAGTGCAGCGTGGCGGTCTGGGGCTTCCATACCTGGTTTGCGCGGGCGACCAGCACGTCTGCCGCAGCGGGATCGCCGGGCTTCTTGTTCACATAATCGCCGAACCGGAGGGACGCCTCAGACAGGTCAAGGTGGGCTTCGAACCGTTCCTGGTCCATCGGCAGTTGTACGGTGACGGCCGCGGTACCGTCAACCTCCATGGCGGCAGGCAGCAAGGCGCGTGCGGCGCTCACAGGCACGGCCGCCGCGGCATCGACCGACATCACGGACATCGCATCGTTCTTGCGGCCCAGCGCGATTATGGCGGACAGCGCGGGCGATTCCTGGCGCGCAAGCCTGACGGCCCCCTCGGCGGTATCCGCCGTGGGGAGAGAGGCGTCAAGTTCGAAGTGCGAGACGCCATAGGCCCGGGCGAAGTCCATCAGTGCGTTGCGAGAAGCTTCGTCTTGCGGGAACGGCAGATTCAGTCTGGCCAGATCGGCTTGCACGGTACCGGTAATGCGCTGTTTCTGGGGACTGATGCGGGCATCGGTTGATAGAGGCCCCAAGAGCGTGGATTGGCACGACGCCTTGACGCTGATGGCGTCCGGCTGTGCCTCGAATCGGCCCGATATGCCCGTCAACGTCTCCTCGAGTCCCGCAAAAGCGAGTCTGGCTTGCCCCTTGTCGATGGTCCCGTCGATCTGGAGGTCTTCGGGCAGCGGCTTGCCTTTCTCGAACGTGCCGGCGATGCGTTTGAAGGCGATATGGCCGCCGAGTTCCTTTACGGTATCGTTCTTCTTGACAAACGCCGCGACAACTTCCGGCGAGAGCGTGAGATCGGCCGCGAGGTCGACAGACGCGCCCGCGCGCTCAAGCTCCGGTTTGACGGCGCCTTTTATGGCGAGACCCGTGCCGGTAATCTCGTCTATAAGGACTACGCCCTCGTCGAGGTGCACCTTGCCCCGGATGTCGCCGAAAGGCTTTGAACCGCTGGCCAGCGTGGGCTGCACCCCAGCGAATTCGATGTTGCCGCGAACCAGGCGCAGCGCGCCTTCCGCATCCACACCGAACAACAGCCCGGATGCCGTGACGGCGGCTTCCTTTTGGGGCACGAGTTCGAGTCCCTCGGTATTGACCAAGGCATAAACGGCCGCGAGCGCGTCGCCCTCCACCGTGGCGCTCTGGAGTTCGCAGGCGAACGCGCCATCGGGGCTCCGGGTGGCGTCAGCGCGTACGGTAAGGTTGGGCGCGGTCAATTCGAAATCATTCAAGGTGACTTCGCCGCCGCGAATCCAAAGAGTGCCGTCAAAGGGTCCGGCGGCGGCTTGCACCAGTTGCGGGGCGCCTTCGGCGGCGGCGGCCTGGCCTTCGAGCTTCATGCCGATGGTGTCAGAGGTGACCTCGTCAAATGTGGCTTTCGTTTCGAGGATCAAAGGAGGCATGGCTTCGCGCTCGAATGCCTGGCGCGGGTCAAACCCGCGGACCTCGACCCAGCCGGATGGCGCCACGGCCGGCGAACCGCCTTTCCGGATGGCCATAACGACATTGGCGGCCGCGCGCGCAGTCTCGCCCAGGAACGGCAATGTTCCGTCCGCCTCGACAGGGACCGAGCCCGTCAGGATATCCCGGGCAAGAATATCGCCCACGAAGACCGGGCGGCTGATGCCCGCCACGCTAATCCGTGCGGAGCGGGCCCGAATGCTCTCGACGCTCACCTTCCACTTCGAGGAGGTTTCCTTCTTGCTCCTCTCTTGAATGATGTCGATGCGCTCCTGGACCTTCGCGAGCTCTTCGGGGAATGACGCAGCCAGACCGTACAAGGTGACCTCCGAGACGGTGACGCGGCGCGAAAACAGGCCGTTCCACTCGGCTGTCACGCGGGCTTCGCTGCATTGGACGCTGAGGTCGCCCTCTCCAAGGACGACGGCATACGCCGAAACAGACGGCTGCGGGATGAGCGTGAGTTCAAGGCGGTCTATCGAGACCGGCATTCCCGTGCGGTCTTCGACGAAGCTCTCTGCCTGCTCGCGGTAGCGGTCCACGTTCACGAAATACTCGACGACCTGAACCGCGGCGAGGCCCGCAACGGCGAGGATCGCTAAGGCTGTCAACCACTTATGGCGGCGAAGCCAAGATTTCTTCGGGTGTGCGTTGGTTTCGGTCATCGGGACGCTCGTCACTCTCTGAACAGGACCGCAAGGTCCTAGCCGGGCACTCGCGGGGCCGCCTTCTTCCCTGCGGTAACGGAGTGCCTCAACGGTTTCAATACAGGCCTGTTCGTAGTCTACCATTTGACCGGCGCGCCGGCAATGAAGGGCTTGGGCACTGTCGGCTTGTAACCCCTCCTGACGGGTGCTATGCTGCTTTGCGAAGCGGAACAGAGAGGTGTTCAAGGCTCCGGGTGGCCGTGGCGTGGCGCGCCGGCCTGATTGGGAGGATGGAGAGGCGGCCTGTGAGGAGGTGTCGGCCCTCGGAATACGCGCCGAAGAAGCCGGACTGCTTGCCAAGGCCCCGAATCGCGAGTGTGAAGGCCATGCTGCACGTGCAGAAGGCACGCAGGGTGGCGCGGCGGAGGCCGTCCCCGCTCGCTGTGTCACGACGGCTTCAAATAAGGGCGTTTGGCGTAAGGACTTCCGTTGACAAGAGATTACCCTGGGTCTAGAATGAGCCCAGAAGACAGGAAGCGCCTTCCTCTGAATGCTCGATAAAGGGAGACCAGACGGAGGCTTCCAGGCAGATGTCGGCCACGATGTATGTAACAATCATGTTGGCTATCATCGCCGTGTGCACGCTGGTGAGTGTGCCGCCTCTGTTTTTTAGAAAATGCCGCGCGTGCGGCACGCGGAATTTTCTGGAAGCCCGAAAATGCAGAGCCTGTGAGGCTCCGTTGCCGGACGACCGGCCGTAGGGCCCGGGGTCCTGGAAAACGGCGCATCCGCCGGTGCAAGGAGGAGTATCGTGGCATCATCGATGATGAATTGCCCCTACTGCGGAAAACTGACCGACCCGCGCCTGGACAATTGCGTGCACTGCGGAGGTTTCCTGCGCAAGAAGGCGAGTCCGGGCCAGCGGCGCAGCAGCGGGGAAAAAGAGACCTGTCCGACATGCGGCGCGTTGGTGCAGGGCGGGGACATCATTTGCGTGGCGTGCGGAACGAATCTGCTGACGGGCCAGCGGATCACCGAAGAACAGCCCGCCCCGGCCAAGAAGGCTGCAAGACGGCCGTTTGCGCTGCCGTCGGTGAGTCTTAAATGGGTTGCGATTGCCACGCTGGGTTTCCTGATTGCGGTAATCCTCCTTTTTGTGTTGCTGTTAATCCTGAAGCGCGACCCGAAGCAAGCCGCCCTCGATGAATACAATAAGGGGAACGCGGCGCAAGCGATCAAGATCTTGAACGATTATCTCGAATCCGTTCCAGATTCGGTTGACGCGCACCAGGCCTTGGCGTGGATGCACTGGGAGAACGCGAATTATGCCGACGCGGCCCGCGAGCTGGCCAGCGTGGTGCGTCTGGACCCGGCCCGCCGGGATGCTCATATGGGCTTGGCTCTGAGTTGGGCAAAGGCCGGCAGCGACGAGGGGCGGCAGCGGGCCATCGCCGCCCTGGAAAACATGGTAAAGGAGTTTCCGGCCGACCGGGATGCGTGGTTTCTCTTGGCGCTGCTCCGGGGCAAACAGGGCAACATAGCTGGGCAGGTCGAGGCGTTGCGCGAAGTGGCGCTGGGAGGAGGACCCACGGCGCTGGCGGCACGCCAGCTGCTGTCCGTGGGTACGGCCAGGCAGGGTTATGTGGAGGCGGCCCGGCAGACGATCCAGCAAGTGTTGCAGGAAGCCCCCAACGATGGCGGCGTTCTGGCTACGGCGGGCATTCTGGCTTCTGAACAGGGCGATATGGCCGGCGCAACCGAGTACTTGCGGTCGGCGGTGAACAATGGAACCGGATTCGACGAAGATGCGTTGACGCTGCTGGGGATACTGCTGGTTTCCCAAGGGCAATTCAGCGATGCCCGGGACTACCTGGCGCGGGCGCAGGCCATCAACGAGTCCAACCCGCGGGCACGGCTTTTTCTCGCGGTCTGCCAGCGCGAACAAGGGTTGTATGAAGAGGCGATACAGGAACTGGACCCGCTGGTGAAGGCGTCGGGGCCTCTGGCGGCCCAAGCTGCGGTAGAGTTGGGGCGGACGTATCTGGCGATGGACGACCCCGCCCGAGCCACGCAAAGCCTGACGCAGGCGGTCCAGTTGGGCGCATCCGATGCGGCGCTGTACACCCTTCAAGCGCGCGCGTATGCGCGGGCTGGGGAAGATGTCGCCGCGCGCGATGCGTTTCGCAAGGCCATTCAGGCGGATACGAAGTATGCCCCGGCGCATCTCGAATTTGGGTTGTATTTTCTGGAAACGGGCAACCCTGCCGAGGCCGTGGGCAGGTTCGAGCGTTATCTGGAACTCACCGATCCTGCGTCCAAAGATACGCGCGCCGAGGAGGTGCGAACGTTGTTGACTCAGCTCAAGGAATCGCTCAAAGCAACGGAAGGTGCTACATAAACCGCGAGGAAAGTGCCGATGCGGAAAAGTGCGTTAGGCTTGGCGGTGATGGGGCTGTTGTGGGCTTCCCTGCCCGCAGGCGCGTGGGGGCCCCAGTCGCAAATCGCGATTGTAACTACAGCGGGACGCATGTTGTCCAAAGAGGGCGTGGCGCCACTATCGAAGCTGGAAAAGGAAATCCGTCAAGGAGCTTCCCTCACCTCTGGGGAACTCGAACGTATCATCCCTTCCGCGGACACCGAGCCGGTGCGGTCCATCCTCACCCAGGTTCAACTGCTTCAAACAGTGCGCGAGGCGGGGGTGGACCCTTATTTTGCCTTCCGGCTGGGCGCGGTGGGGAAGGTGGCCGCGAATGTGACCGCGCCGATGCAGGCCGCCGGTCCCGTTTACAGCAAGATGTATTACGACGATGTGGATCAGAACATTACAGAGACGGCACTGGACCTCCAGACGCGGGTAATGGTGGATTCAGCGGAGTATTTCGCGAGGCTCGCGACGGAGCTCGAGGCGCGCCGGACCATGCTCGAGCGCGATTACAAGTCGGGGCTGGGGTTCGACGGCGTAGCGAAATCAACCTATGGCAAAGACATCAGCCGCTCCATCAATGCCGTGGGCGACGTCTGGTACACCGTGCTTCAGCGGCGTGGCGTCGCGGCAGGCGTATCGCAAGAACAGAAGCGCAGCTACGTGCTTCGCGCCATGGCCTTTTACATTGACCGCGGCAACCCGGGCGAAGTCGATGCTGCCCATAAACGGTTCGGGGTGCTGGACGTATATACCGGCGACGTCATGAAAGAGATCGGCGATATGATGTATGAAGCCGGTATGCGTGAGCGCGCCGTGACAGAGTACCTTGCGGTCTTGGAAAAGGAGCCGGAGCGCAAGGACGTGGTTCGACGGATTGCCGACTATTACATCGACCTTGCGGATGAGGAATTGAAGCAGGAACGCCTCGAGACGGCTCGCGATTATTACGCCCGGGCGCTTGAGGTGGACCCCCTGCATCCCTTCGCGGAAGCCAAGCGCCTGACGGCGGAGAAGCTGATTCGGGAGCGGGATGCCCGGTTGGCCGCGGCGCGGGACGCCATCGGCAAGGCAAAAGAACTCGAAGAGCTTGCCGAAGTGAAGGCATCGACAAAACAGTATGCCGAAGCCATTACCCAGTTGCGCACCGCGCTTGAACTGTATCGCGGCGTCACGACGGAGTTCGTGGTCGAGAAGCGGGCCGCCCAGACCGGCATCAACACCGTGACGGCCCGGTTGCGGGAAATGCAGTCCAGTCTGCAACAGAGCGCGCTGGCCCTCAGCGGAGCGGGCAGCAGCGTAGACGCCAGCCGCCTGGCAGGCAGCGAAGGCGCCCGGCAGCGCGAGGCGATATACGAGCGCATGCTGGACGACGCATACCAGAAAGAAGTCGAACGTCTCCTGCCTCAAGTCGATTTGCGCATACAGAAGAACGATTGAGTACCGCAAGAGGATTTCCGGCACGACTCGTTAGAGAGGCAAGCCTGCGCAGGTGCCTCACGTTCAGAATGGGATTCATGAGACCTGTGCGAGCTGTGGGCCGCAGAACTCTCATTCGCGCTGCGGGCACCGCATCAAAAGCCGCGATTGTTCAAGACGTTGGCATGAATTCGTTCATGGGACGCATGGACCTTCGGGTTTGAGCGCGGCGCAGCCGCCGCGAATCGCAGTGCCGACACCCGGCGAGGCCAAGTACGCGATTCCTTTGACTCGGCGGGGTTGGTGGCTCAGTTCGCGGGCACGAGCAGGGCCTCGCGCACAGGAGCCAACAGCGGGGGGATGCCCCGCAGGTCCACGGAATGATCTTCCCATGATTGAACCGACGGCTTGGCCAGGCGCAAGGTCCATGCGGCGCCCGGGCTGGGTTCGGGGAGTTCGACTTCCAACGGATGCATTGCCACCACGTTGTCGGCGTCCTGGACAGCCTTGCCCTCGGGATCGATCAGCGCAGCGCGGATGGCTTCGCCCGAGCCTTCGCCGGCAACGTGCACGGCGAACTCGGTGGTTCCAGCGGGCACCCAGAAGACGTAATCGCCGGGCGCATGAATGAGGTCGATGCGGCGGCCCTCGCCAAGCAGATTCACGGGGTGAGAGCTGCGTGTCAGCGCAATGCGGTTCTGGCCGGCGTCGGCGGTGATGCGGTAGAGGCCCGTGGCGGGGGCGGTGAACGCGATTTCGGTCTCGGCCTCGAACGCGGCTTCGGCACGGTGAGCCTCTTCTCCGGAAGGCCCTTGGACGAGGACCGGGCTCGTATTGCCGCCATACCCGCCAACTTTCTGATAGCTCAGCGCGAAGCGCACTTCGTCGCCCTCGGAGGCGTAAAGTGCGAACCGCGCGCCTCCGCGCAATTGCGCGTATCCAAAGCCGTACCCCGCGCTCGGCGGNNNNNNNNNNNNNNNNNNNNNNNNNNNNNNNNNNNNNNNNNNNNNNNNNNNNNNNNNNNNNNNNNNNNNNNNNNNNNNNNNNNNNNNNNNNNNNNNNNNNACCGCGCGCCTCCGCGCAATTGCGCGTATCCAAAGCCGTACCCCGCGCTCGGCGGCGTGTCCGTCAGCGGCCTCAACGCGCACCCTTCAAGGCTTACGCGCGGAATGCGCTTGACGGGAGTGACCGGCATCCATTTGTCGAGCATCTCGCGGCTGAGCGGCACGGTCTCCTC is from Candidatus Hydrogenedentota bacterium and encodes:
- a CDS encoding alpha-L-fucosidase; protein product: MVRTVVLVMLCGGVCMGAAAQQAAEIPELRPPDRASLERWQSLRFGMFIHWGPVSLKGTEIGWSRGKQVPVQEYDQLYKQFNPTAFNAAEWVRIAKDAGMRYMVLTSKHHDGFCLWDSSQTDYDIMNTPFGRDVIAELSKACKQGGIAFGTYYSILDWYQPDYNTSDNQGGPGYALPAGQEPSMDRYEKYVYGHMAELLGKYGPFNVMWFDGEWEPQWSPERGVRLYNYVRSLQPDILVNNRVGKGRQGMKGTTQEGTYAGDFDTPEQEVGAFNREHPWETCMTIGTQWAWKPDDKIKPLKECLRTLIQTAGGDGNLLFNVGPMPDGRIAPEQAERLREMGVWLEQYGESIYGTRGGPFAPDASWGVSTCKGDTIYVHLFDGGSEPLVLPPIDAKVTSATALTGGSVKMTQNEKGVALHVPKADRQEIDTIIALKIDGNAVDIAPLNP
- a CDS encoding AsmA-like C-terminal region-containing protein, yielding MTETNAHPKKSWLRRHKWLTALAILAVAGLAAVQVVEYFVNVDRYREQAESFVEDRTGMPVSIDRLELTLIPQPSVSAYAVVLGEGDLSVQCSEARVTAEWNGLFSRRVTVSEVTLYGLAASFPEELAKVQERIDIIQERSKKETSSKWKVSVESIRARSARISVAGISRPVFVGDILARDILTGSVPVEADGTLPFLGETARAAANVVMAIRKGGSPAVAPSGWVEVRGFDPRQAFEREAMPPLILETKATFDEVTSDTIGMKLEGQAAAAEGAPQLVQAAAGPFDGTLWIRGGEVTLNDFELTAPNLTVRADATRSPDGAFACELQSATVEGDALAAVYALVNTEGLELVPQKEAAVTASGLLFGVDAEGALRLVRGNIEFAGVQPTLASGSKPFGDIRGKVHLDEGVVLIDEITGTGLAIKGAVKPELERAGASVDLAADLTLSPEVVAAFVKKNDTVKELGGHIAFKRIAGTFEKGKPLPEDLQIDGTIDKGQARLAFAGLEETLTGISGRFEAQPDAISVKASCQSTLLGPLSTDARISPQKQRITGTVQADLARLNLPFPQDEASRNALMDFARAYGVSHFELDASLPTADTAEGAVRLARQESPALSAIIALGRKNDAMSVMSVDAAAAVPVSAARALLPAAMEVDGTAAVTVQLPMDQERFEAHLDLSEASLRFGDYVNKKPGDPAAADVLVARANQVWKPQTATLHYGGEDIVARFEQDRVASDFDLEVAALKNLFAENVRADGHVAGTLRTNPIDLELTLQDCALGLSEELRFDSINGRVAYADETPRLDNLAIRGLNSDFTLTVHQTPSGVWQGAVRGNQLDIDTLTAAAEGFSGKDKASAIDQPETAQGPPAKSRPSLDLQVQLANVLYRHAQVGDVRATVKGQNGVYDVQDFTMAPGSGTVTGTAKVQLATAPEPSSIAMDLALNEVDLSVVDGLAFAAPRGLKGATTGTLQLTAPFGGGINPTNGATGNVRFVSRNGTLGKLGIATKILTVMRTTEIIRLRMPSTKDEGIAFDTCEGKVTLDKGFMTINEFVLKSPTLAMTARGSVDFPQDATDMLVDINFLQMATQVLDAVKLGDVADQIRKQSSYRLAVTGPPADPKVSVQGLTTAEGITGPVTDTARDAAKTGQQTVVDVLQGSANILRGILGAEGGQKKSPEEPKKDSQPK
- a CDS encoding tetratricopeptide repeat protein, encoding MASSMMNCPYCGKLTDPRLDNCVHCGGFLRKKASPGQRRSSGEKETCPTCGALVQGGDIICVACGTNLLTGQRITEEQPAPAKKAARRPFALPSVSLKWVAIATLGFLIAVILLFVLLLILKRDPKQAALDEYNKGNAAQAIKILNDYLESVPDSVDAHQALAWMHWENANYADAARELASVVRLDPARRDAHMGLALSWAKAGSDEGRQRAIAALENMVKEFPADRDAWFLLALLRGKQGNIAGQVEALREVALGGGPTALAARQLLSVGTARQGYVEAARQTIQQVLQEAPNDGGVLATAGILASEQGDMAGATEYLRSAVNNGTGFDEDALTLLGILLVSQGQFSDARDYLARAQAINESNPRARLFLAVCQREQGLYEEAIQELDPLVKASGPLAAQAAVELGRTYLAMDDPARATQSLTQAVQLGASDAALYTLQARAYARAGEDVAARDAFRKAIQADTKYAPAHLEFGLYFLETGNPAEAVGRFERYLELTDPASKDTRAEEVRTLLTQLKESLKATEGAT